The Solanum dulcamara chromosome 2, daSolDulc1.2, whole genome shotgun sequence region taaacaatcaagagaaaattaattattttcttccaACTTTGCCCTTAGCCTTAATTATTCTAGAACTAAGATGCACGCAAATAGATagaaattaaagaattaataagTAACGctcctaattaatattttctggGTTGTGAAAAATCTTATCATGAAACTAGAAGAATATTAAGTTATTAGTTTGCAGAATGAAAATATACTTTGTTAATACTTGAATAAACACCTTTTTACTCTTGATATATTTAAAACAAGATTTTGTAATAATTTACCAAGTCATGCATATCCTTCTCTATAGAACTTCTAGTTTCCCCCATTTCATAGTTTTATATAATGGTATTTGACTAgacataaaattcaaaaaatgtaGAAAGACGTTCCTGCAATGGCTTAACTCATAAGTTTGAGCTCTATACTATGTGAACTAAGTCTGATATTCAAAGTGAAGAAGGATAGTACTAGAGGGACGAGAATATCATCCTCGAGttttgattgttgagttgatccTAAAGACGAAGAATTTTTcaatcaaccaaaaaaaaagagcGTCAGTTACGTTTGCACATATCTAAAGTACCTTAAAATTTGTGATCTTGAACATGTAATGATATTTCTATGATTATAAGAGCATGTAACTAGgggttaaaaaaatagtttattaaaactaagatttttaaaaaaaaaattcttggcaaaaagaaaattataattttgttaaaattaagaGTGCTTACCAGAGAGAGCAACCATATCAGTAACAGAAAGTCCTTGTGAAATAAACttagaaataatagaaattaaTCCTTCATCAGCTGTTGGAAGATTTGTATTTGTCAATTCATATCCTGCTTTTATTGAGTCTTTTCTACCTACTGGAACATCCCAATAAGGTCCACCAACCTGGtaccaaattaaattaaaaaaatatcattaattaatCAATTATAATACTACTTTGATTATTCCTATGatgacaattaaaaaaaaataatcctcAAAACCCAAACATTAATATTCtaataatatcataaaaaaACATTCCAAGAATATAATGTACCAAAAAAAACTGCATTTCTAGTTAAGAGTATCAACACAAGAAACagtttaattatttcatgttgaATGTTTAGTTTGACAATTGATATAGTAGAAATTAAGTATGtaatgtataaaatattttgtttattggttaaataacaaaataattttttttattaccaTCATTAAGGTCAATTGTTGTCATTATGTAGTTTTAATCCATGTATTGTTAATCCGACATTCTTATATTATTCTATCtcgcataaaataatacataaattcttGCGTAATTTATGCATGTATTTTGTTTATGCCAGATTTCACAATCATCCTCTATAATAAGATTTCACTATAACAGTCAAGTTTTTATTAGAACTAATAATTTTTACTATGCTATATTATATGTTCTAACAACATTTCACTAAAGAAGTCAAAAGATATCCAGACAAATAACGACGTTATAGACCCTTATTCCTATGATGATAATTTTAGATAATAATGAAGGTAACGTAAACACTAACAATTTATTGATCTCATAAATAAAATTCCAAGAATATAATAATTTACCAAAAGAACAGCATCTCTAGCAGCAATAGTTAGAATATCAGCACAAGAAACAGTTCCTGGACACTCAGATTCAATTCTGTTTtttattctatcaataattcTGAATCCttttaatgcatttttattgtTTGGAGCGttcttttctccttttaatGTCACTGTATCATCCAGCAATACTGAGCCATCACAACCCTGTTACACAATTCAACATGACATCAGAGCGGATAAAAAGTTGTATATTCAAATCTTACCAAATCatctataaatcaaaaaaaatattttcacgtGTCAAACACTGAATTTAAACCAATTGACAACTTTTATGGTATGTATTTAAAAGTTGACCACTTTTCAAAAAATGACTTTGGTATGATTATATAGtagttttgaattttgatttcatACTAGGTGACAATTTTTGAACTTCTGACCTCTgttctaattttaaaaaatggccAACTTCTATATACGAGGTCTATTAAAGTGGTTATTTATATGAATCAACCTATGTTTGACTGTGCAAAAGAATCAGACTCACATGAAAAGAGTTGTTCAGACATAATAATGTAATTAGGTAATTATGTCTAAATTAAATCTTACTGGATCATcgataaatcaaaaaatatttccaCATGTTTCAAACTTTACATCCGATGACCACTTTTGTGGTTTGTTTAAAAGTTGACCACATTTTCAAAATTACACCCCTGCTCTAAATATTACTAGTTTTGAACTTTTAACTTCATATCAAGTGGCTACTTTCAAACTTCAAACTAGTAATCTCATTTTGGAATAGTGGCCAATTTCTAAACACGACGCCAAAATGTGGCTATTTGCGTAAATTATCTCGAGCTCACACGAGATGGGCGTGTTCATAAGACATAACAACACAATTAAGTAATGAAGTATACCTCTCTCTACTACTCGCTTAAAACTTCTATATGAGATGTTTATACAGTTCAGTAATTTTAATAAATcgaatcaaaaatatttttattattttcatttacgTACCTGAACAAAGCAATCGTGAAAATGTAATCTCAAAATCAAAGCAGCATTACGAGGATCAGAAAGACAAGCACATTCCATTTCTTTCCTTACAATTCCTTCTACAGAAGGACATGTCTTTTTGTAATAATCAAGACTCAAATGTGAATCACTAATTCCATTTAATTTGCTAAAACAAATGCCAATAAATACcaaaatcaagaattcaaaAATCACAATTCTTgagtgaaaaaaattaattgaagccATTGatattaattgttttttttttctttatttgggAGGGGTAGTGAGTAGTGAAGATGAAGAGTACAAAATGTGGTTAAGATTGTCACTTTATATAGTATATGGTATAGAAGAAAAGGAAGTTAACTTAGGATTTTggttaaaaaaaattttaatgtttggtttttctttgtattttggagtaaaatatgtaaaaatgtTTTATAGTCAATAGAAGATGTAACTAATATTATTGGCATAGTTAGGTGAGTTATCTCAAACCAACTATTACCAAATAAAATGAGATATAAATCAAAGGCTTTATGGATTTATTAAGGAGAGTTTTGTACGCAAATACTAAGGTAAGTAACCAaatctttgttttttttcaataactttatttacaatatttgaataatttaattattttgctaCATTTAGAAAATGTCAAAACTATATTTAATTGTTAGTCAATTAATTGAAACAAGTACAAGGAATATATGTTGCTTCTACCTCATTGACTTTTTCTTTTGAGTTTCATtgatatcataaaataatttttacacTATCAGATCAATTGAGATATATACAAGTAATAATTCACTGTAAATGGAATTAACATAGTAAATGTACAacttacaaatatatatattttattacattaaccttcatttttttttcgaTTTCAACCAACATTTTTTAAGATGGAGTAAAATCTGCATACAGTCTATGTTGAGTTTCTCACGCAGGGTGATCCGGGTGTTTTATAATAAATAGGCTGATTAACTACTTTACTATAAGGAGATTAAACAGAAAAATAGTCATATATATTACTTGATTTT contains the following coding sequences:
- the LOC129874457 gene encoding peroxidase 11; this encodes MASINFFHSRIVIFEFLILVFIGICFSKLNGISDSHLSLDYYKKTCPSVEGIVRKEMECACLSDPRNAALILRLHFHDCFVQGCDGSVLLDDTVTLKGEKNAPNNKNALKGFRIIDRIKNRIESECPGTVSCADILTIAARDAVLLVGGPYWDVPVGRKDSIKAGYELTNTNLPTADEGLISIISKFISQGLSVTDMVALSGAHTIGKARCVNFRNRIYGDFKMTSTSKINPISSSYLSKLKSLCPPIEINGSSDNNETSMDNVTPNLFDNSYYHVLLKGEGLINSDQELYSSFLGIQTKKIVEKYAANTIAFFEQFADSMVKMGNITNPETYVNGEVRKSCRFVNT